GAAATTTCATCTAATGGTGATTTAAAAGCTGTTGATGTTGATTTATCTGATGCTCCAGATTTATTGATTACAGTAGCAGTCCTTGCCGCAATGTCTAATGGAACGTCTAATATTACTGGAGTTAGTCATGCAAGAGTTAAAGAAACTGATAGGGTAGATACTACTTGTCGTGAACTTGAAAAATTAGGTTGTAATTTAGTTGAATTTGAAGATGGAATGTCTATTACTGGTGGAGTTAATTCAGGTATTGTGGATTCATATGGAGATCATAGATTGGCTATGGCATTTTCATTAATTGGTCTTAAAAACGATATTGAAATTATAAATGGGGAAGTATTTGATGTATCATTCCCTAATTTTATAGAAAAAATGGCTGAAATTGGTTTTAATTTAGAGTTGGTATGATGAATAAAAAAGAAAGAGTGATTAAACTTATTGAATATTTAGAAGGTATTTTTAAAATTAGAGTCTTTTTAGACAAAGATCCATATAAAGTTTTAGTTAGAACTATTTTATCTCAAAGAACAAGAGATGAAAATACAGATCAAGCTACAAATAATTTATTTAGTAAATATAAAAATATTTATGAGATTGTTGATGCACCTATTGAGGATATTCAAAAATTAATTAAACCTGCTGGATTTTATCGAGTAAAAGCAGGAAGAATTCAGGAAGTTTCACAAATCTTAATTGACCAATATGAGGGTGAAGTTCCAAATAACTTAGAAGAACTTGTAGAGCTTCCAGGTGTAGGTCGTAAAACTGCAAATTGTGTTTTAGTTTTTGCATTTGAACTTCCAGCTATTCCAGTTGATACTCATGTGCATAGAATTTCAAATAGACTTGGTTTGGTTGATACTAAAAATCCTGATCAAACTGAAGAAGAACTTACAAAAATTGCTCCTAGTGATTTATGGATTAAATTAAATGATTTAATGGTTCAATTTGGACAAAATATCTGTAAACCAACTTCACCTCAATGTGAAATTTGTCCTTGCACTGATATTTGTGATTATTTTAATGGATTAATTATAGTTTGAATTAAATAAAATAGTAAATAGATGATAATATGGCAAATATACCTGAATTAAAAAGAGGAGTACTTGATAGTGTAGTGGATGCAATTGGAAATACTCCTATTGTAAAACTAAATAATTTAACTAAAAATTTAGATGCCGAAGTTGATGTAAAAATGGAATCATTTAACCCAACAGGGAGTATAAAAGACCGTGTAGCTGTTTCAATGATTGAAGATGCTGAAAAAAAAGGACTATTAAATAAAGATTCTGTAATTATTGAACC
Above is a genomic segment from Methanobrevibacter oralis containing:
- the nth gene encoding endonuclease III, with amino-acid sequence MNKKERVIKLIEYLEGIFKIRVFLDKDPYKVLVRTILSQRTRDENTDQATNNLFSKYKNIYEIVDAPIEDIQKLIKPAGFYRVKAGRIQEVSQILIDQYEGEVPNNLEELVELPGVGRKTANCVLVFAFELPAIPVDTHVHRISNRLGLVDTKNPDQTEEELTKIAPSDLWIKLNDLMVQFGQNICKPTSPQCEICPCTDICDYFNGLIIV